The Argentina anserina chromosome 3, drPotAnse1.1, whole genome shotgun sequence genome includes a region encoding these proteins:
- the LOC126786106 gene encoding uncharacterized protein LOC126786106 isoform X1, with the protein MTTTSAVYISVIEDVINKVKEEFANGAGEDVLKELQGTWEAKMMQAGVVNAPIERSAAVKPAPGAAPVHDLNVPYEGTEEYETPTAELLFPPTPMQTPLPTTLPPSTPGQTPLPGTAENYNIPTGGSDDSGGGNAGGNTETKPGRPSPYMQPPSPWMTQRPPLDVNIGKLNIISDILLYPPWLGIDSHFICVAYVEGRDEVDRGTSHQSPTQDFFTMSAGKRKREEIPPQFQAGGFIPQQDGAADAIPEFFEIEICGGSTSVGGGCAYGKMSACSPKIPQLDGPIPDPYEELSTPNIYNYQGGFNEDYNIANTPASDAPVSTPAPVVQNDVGDDEDDDEPPLNENDDDDLDDVDQGEELNTQHLVLAQFDKVTRTKSRWKCTLKDGIMHINNKDVLFNKATGEFDF; encoded by the exons ATGACGACGACGAGCGCTGTCTACATCAGTGTCATCGAGGACGTCATCAACAAGGTCAAAGAAGAGTTCGCCAATGGCGCCGGTGAAGACGTCCTCAAGGAGCTTCAAGGA ACTTGGGAGGCGAAAATGATGCAAGCTGGGGTTGTAAATGCTCCAATTGAGAGGTCTGCGGCGGTGAAGCCCGCGCCTGGAGCTGCTCCAGTTCATGATCTCAATGTGCCGTATGAAGGGACTGAGGAGTATGAAACTCCCACTGCTGAATTACTCTTCCCTCCA ACTCCAATGCAAACTCCTTTGCCCACTACTTTGCCCCCATCAACTCCCGGTCAAACACCTCTACCGGGAACTGCAGAGAATTATAATATTCCTACTGGAGGTAGTGATGATTCTGGCGGCGGCAACGCAGGTGGAAATACAGAGACGAAACCTGGAAGACCTAGCCCATACATG CAACCTCCTTCACCTTGGATGACCCAGCGACCCCCACTTGACGTTAATATTGGTAAGTTGAATATTATATCGGATATACTTCTTTACCCTCCATGGTTGGGTATTGATTCACACTTTATTTGTGTAGCTTACGTGGAAGGGCGGGATGAGGTGGATAGAGGAACCTCTCATCAATCCCCGACACAG GACTTCTTCACAATGTCTGCTGGAAAGCGAAAACGTGAAGAAATCCCCCCACAATTTCAAGCTGGTGGGTTTATACCCCAGCAAGATGGAGCCGCAGATGCTATACCCGAATTTTTTGAGATTGag ATTTGTGGAGGGAGCACTTCTGTTGGTGGTGGGTGTGCGTATGGTAAGATGTCCGCTTGTTCACCGAAGATTCCTCAACTTGATGGGCCAATCCCTGATCCATATGAAGAGCTATCTACTCCCAAT ATATACAATTATCAAGGAGGTTTCAATGAAGACTACAACATTGCCAACACACCAGCCAGTG ATGCACCAGTCAGCACTCCAGCTCCTGTTGTTCAGAATGATGTTGgagatgatgaggatgatgatgagccCCCATTGAatgaaaatgatgatgatgatttggATGATGTGGACCAAGGGGAGGAACTGAACACACAGCATTTGGTACTGGCTCAGTTTGATAAG GTGACACGCACCAAGAGCAGGTGGAAGTGCACACTGAAGGATGGCATTatgcacataaacaacaaggATGTCCTTTTTAATAAG GCGACTGGAGAGTTTGACTTCTGA
- the LOC126786106 gene encoding transcription initiation factor IIA large subunit-like isoform X2 has translation MTTTSAVYISVIEDVINKVKEEFANGAGEDVLKELQGTWEAKMMQAGVVNAPIERSAAVKPAPGAAPVHDLNVPYEGTEEYETPTAELLFPPTPMQTPLPTTLPPSTPGQTPLPGTAENYNIPTGGSDDSGGGNAGGNTETKPGRPSPYMQPPSPWMTQRPPLDVNIAYVEGRDEVDRGTSHQSPTQDFFTMSAGKRKREEIPPQFQAGGFIPQQDGAADAIPEFFEIEICGGSTSVGGGCAYGKMSACSPKIPQLDGPIPDPYEELSTPNIYNYQGGFNEDYNIANTPASDAPVSTPAPVVQNDVGDDEDDDEPPLNENDDDDLDDVDQGEELNTQHLVLAQFDKVTRTKSRWKCTLKDGIMHINNKDVLFNKATGEFDF, from the exons ATGACGACGACGAGCGCTGTCTACATCAGTGTCATCGAGGACGTCATCAACAAGGTCAAAGAAGAGTTCGCCAATGGCGCCGGTGAAGACGTCCTCAAGGAGCTTCAAGGA ACTTGGGAGGCGAAAATGATGCAAGCTGGGGTTGTAAATGCTCCAATTGAGAGGTCTGCGGCGGTGAAGCCCGCGCCTGGAGCTGCTCCAGTTCATGATCTCAATGTGCCGTATGAAGGGACTGAGGAGTATGAAACTCCCACTGCTGAATTACTCTTCCCTCCA ACTCCAATGCAAACTCCTTTGCCCACTACTTTGCCCCCATCAACTCCCGGTCAAACACCTCTACCGGGAACTGCAGAGAATTATAATATTCCTACTGGAGGTAGTGATGATTCTGGCGGCGGCAACGCAGGTGGAAATACAGAGACGAAACCTGGAAGACCTAGCCCATACATG CAACCTCCTTCACCTTGGATGACCCAGCGACCCCCACTTGACGTTAATATTG CTTACGTGGAAGGGCGGGATGAGGTGGATAGAGGAACCTCTCATCAATCCCCGACACAG GACTTCTTCACAATGTCTGCTGGAAAGCGAAAACGTGAAGAAATCCCCCCACAATTTCAAGCTGGTGGGTTTATACCCCAGCAAGATGGAGCCGCAGATGCTATACCCGAATTTTTTGAGATTGag ATTTGTGGAGGGAGCACTTCTGTTGGTGGTGGGTGTGCGTATGGTAAGATGTCCGCTTGTTCACCGAAGATTCCTCAACTTGATGGGCCAATCCCTGATCCATATGAAGAGCTATCTACTCCCAAT ATATACAATTATCAAGGAGGTTTCAATGAAGACTACAACATTGCCAACACACCAGCCAGTG ATGCACCAGTCAGCACTCCAGCTCCTGTTGTTCAGAATGATGTTGgagatgatgaggatgatgatgagccCCCATTGAatgaaaatgatgatgatgatttggATGATGTGGACCAAGGGGAGGAACTGAACACACAGCATTTGGTACTGGCTCAGTTTGATAAG GTGACACGCACCAAGAGCAGGTGGAAGTGCACACTGAAGGATGGCATTatgcacataaacaacaaggATGTCCTTTTTAATAAG GCGACTGGAGAGTTTGACTTCTGA
- the LOC126785962 gene encoding uncharacterized protein LOC126785962 produces the protein MSGGFFRGTSADQDTRFSNKQAKLMKSQKFAPELEHLVDMGKVNMDVLRPWIAKRVTELLGFEDEVLINFIYGLLDVKMVNGKEIQISLTGFMEKNTVKFMKELWTHLLSAQNNASGVPQQFLDEKQEEARKKKEEADAIETQRKKDKELLEQERSRRMEGGVDKRSSNASRVLPRAPNELPDERADTRNGVTARDRVPTPDSGDSDSSLSPRFGLRDGSRSVSASPKARGRSSSPERGRAYRSPQRRPNASSRRSPEGSLSPRNRSPNSRRGSRSNSPHRSRSPVSRRVRSPYQRRSRSPGRRRSPLPFRSRRSPSPFRGRRSPSPFRGRRSPYRRRRSPSPPRRRRLPSPVRNRRSPSPFRRRRSPSPLRRRRSPIIRRRRSPSPARRRSPSPVQPSYRRSPRNRYASPAQRRSPLRSSRRSPPGRRRSPSSSDRSSGSPIRRDSPSPIRKTTKQQRSPLQSQERTRSVKNLSPAPQQSSGSEGSLPRESNGNGYRKRVPSLSPSPEKSPQKSESPLRARSGRGKRRLSSPSEPKEKIARYGSSSPSRKPREQKLCRDSPKESEEEENADHRPKSMERRSRDTSRISKQIISPAKIPSKEYYSPERVVSGQRFTESRSHLDDIENKHKEEEMKSGKSSGRGSKVPIVNKETLPGEAQRASNPGEVKKADEKNRSHSRGTRDVEQHSKSGSLQSSLEVIDHSNQSGGLNSGSENSDKGRSGDKEKRKNKRSERQEVSSDDDYSDDSAIEDRKEAKKRRKEEKKLRKEKKRRRREERRRRREERRAEKQKVKNSSDASGSDGEHTGRGFHSSDNEDKAVQKKLEIELRKKALESLKAKKGISQ, from the exons ATGTCGGGCGGGTTTTTCAGG GGCACGTCTGCCGACCAGGATACGAGGTTTTCCAATAAGCAAGCCAAGCTTATGAAATCGCAGAAATTCGCACCCGAATTGGAGCATCTG GTGGACATGGGGAAGGTGAATATGGATGTTCTCCGTCCATGGATTGCGAAAAGAGTGACTGAGCTTCTCGGGTTCGAAGATGAAGTACTTATCAACTTCATCTATGGTCTTTTGGATGTCAAG ATGGTGAATGGAAAGGAGATACAAATTTCGCTGACTGGATTTATGGAGAAAAATACAGTGAAGTTTATGAAAGAGCTCTGGACACATCTTCTCAGTGCACAGAACAATGCCAGTGGTGTTCCTCAACAATTCTTGGATGAGAAACAAGAGGAAGCGCGAAAAAAGAAG GAGGAGGCAGATGCAATTGAAACTCAGAGAAAGAAAGATAAGGAGTTGCTTGAACAAGAGAGATCAAGGAGGATG GAAGGAGGGGTTGATAAAAGATCAAGCAATGCTAGTCGTGTGTTGCCTAGGGCTCCAAATGAACTTCCTGATGAAAGAGCCGACACTAGGAATGGTGTGACAGCAAGGGACAG GGTTCCTACACCAGATTCAGGAGATTCTGATTCATCTTTGTCCCCTAG GTTTGGTTTAAGAGACGGGTCAAGAAGTGTATCCGCGTCACCTAAAGCACGGGGACGGTCGAGTTCTCCCGAAAGAGGAAGGGCTTATCGCTCCCCTCAAAGACGGCCAAATGCATCTAGTAGGCGGTCACCTGAGGGATCACTCTCCCCAAGAAATAGATCACCTAATTCCAGACGAGGATCAAGATCGAATTCACCGCACAGATCACGCTCTCCTGTATCACGTCGAGTTCGTTCTCCCTATCAGCGTAGATCACGTTCTCCTGGACGTCGCAGGTCACCTCTGCCTTTCCGAAGCCGTAGATCACCATCACCATTTCGAGGTCGTAGATCACCATCACCATTTCGAGGTCGTAGATCACCTTATCGGCGCCGAAGATCGCCCTCACCTCCCCGCCGCCGCAGATTGCCCTCACCTGTTCGTAATCGAAGATCACCATCTCCTTTCCGGCGTCGCAGGTCACCATCCCCTCTGCGGCGACGGAGGTCACCTATTATCCGCCGTCGTAGGTCCCCCTCACCTGCACGTCGTAGATCACCTTCACCTGTTCAACCATCATATCGAAGATCTCCACGGAACAGGTATGCATCTCCAGCACAACGGAGGTCTCCACTTCGTAGCAGCAGGAGATCCCCACCTGGTCGACGTAGGTCTCCTTCATCTTCTGATAGAAGTTCTGGATCTCCGATTCGGCGCGATTCCCCTTCACCAATAAGGAAAACAACAAAGCAACAGCGGTCTCCCCTGCAATCCCAAGAAAGAACAAG GTCCGTGAAGAACCTGTCTCCAGCACCACAACAATCCTCTGGTTCTGAGGGGTCACTGCCGAGGGAATCAAATGGGAATGGTTACCGCAAAAGAGTTCCTTCTTTGTCTCCATCACCAGAGAAGTCTCCTCAAAAGTCAGAATCCCCACTGCGTGCAAGGAGTGGGAGGGGAAAGAGGAG ATTATCCAGTCCATCTGAACCAAAGGAGAAAATTGCTCGTTATGGTAGCTCAAGTCCTTCGAGGAAACCAAGAGAACAAAAACTTTGTCGCGACAGTCCCAAAGAAAGTGAAGAAGA GGAGAATGCAGATCACAGACCCAAGTCCATGGAGAGAAGGTCCAGAGATACATCACGGATCAGTAAGCAGATCATTTCTCCTGCTAAGATTCCTAGTAAGGAATATTACTCTCCTGAAAGAGTAGTATCTGGTCAAAGGTTTACTGAGTCTCGAAGCCATTTGGATGATATTGAAAACAAACATAAAGAGGAGGAGATGAAGAG TGGAAAATCCTCTGGGAGGGGTTCAAAGGTACCAATTGTCAATAAAGAGACTCTGCCAGGTGAGGCACAACGGGCATCAAATCCTGGTGAAGTGAAAAAAGCTGATGAGAAGAATCGCTCTCATTCAAGGGGTACCAGGGACGTTGAACAACATAGTAAATCTGGATCTTTACAATCATCTCTTGAAGTTATTGATCATAGTAACCAGAGTGGCGGTTTAAATTCTGGTTCTGAGAACAGTGACAAAGGCAGAAGCGGTGACaaggaaaagagaaagaacaaGAGGTCAGAGAGGCAAGAAGTGTCTTCAGATGATGATTACAGTGATGATTCTGCAATAGAGGACAGGAAGGAGGCTAAGAAGAGgaggaaagaagaaaagaagttgCGGAAGGAGAAGAAGCGTCGGAGGCGTGAGGAGCGTCGACGCAGAAGGGAAGAACGTCGTGCTGAGAAACAAAAAGTGAAGAATTCCAGTGATGCTTCTGGTTCAGATGGTGAACACACTGGAAGGGGGTTTCATTCAAGTGACAATGAAGACAAGGCTGTTCAGAAGAAACTTGAGATTGAATTGCGCAAGAAGGCTCTCGAATCACTCAAAGCAAAGAAGGGCATCAGTCAATAA
- the LOC126785964 gene encoding protein PLASTID TRANSCRIPTIONALLY ACTIVE 16, chloroplastic, with the protein MAATLTSNSFVLTSSPSSRAATRRRNPRRFTVFANKAGPFSTFRLGKPSGKSSSDEGEPEDSNSSPFRFDFGKLPDVKSLVPVVSRPSLSFGPSRSKDPGTVFVAGATGQAGVRIAQTLLREGFSVRAGVPELGDAQELARVASKYKILSNEESKRLNAVESAFQDAETIAKAIGNASKVVVTIGPSENGPTTEVTPSDALQVIQAAQLAGVGHVAIVYDGNTTASTYNVLDGLSSFFNNIFSRSQPLSIAELLQKIIETDVSYTFIKTSLTDDFSPESSYNVVVSAEGNGGANDYKVAKSQIASLVADVFSNTSVAENKVVEVYTDPSAPIKPVDQLFSTIPEDGRRKAYADMIAKAKAEEATIRAAERAREAAEATKILEEEVKKLSAQEARASSLAEEAQVKAEAAGAPFQGLTSKAKYFGSGLSWDKFSSQLSDTVSKSMETPKVQIATVRGQAKAKTLPRQKAVAKKVATPKSKVESKPKSKQSEAKNEVRKVFGGLFTQETVYVDDD; encoded by the exons ATGGCTGCAACTCTCACTTCCAATTCATTCGTTCTGACCTCCTCACCCAGTTCAAGAGCAGCAACCAGGCGCAGGAACCCCCGAAGGTTCACCGTCTTCGCCAACAAGGCCGGACCCTTCTCTACATTTCGGCTTGGCAAGCCATCGGGGAAGTCATCTTCTGATGAAGGTGAACCCGAAGACTCCAATTCAAGTCCGTTCAGGTTTGATTTCGGGAAATTACCTGATGTCAAGTCCTTGGTCCCGGTTGTGAGTAGGCCTTCTCTATCATTTGGCCCCTCCAGAAGTAAGGATCCCGGAACCGTGTTTGTTGCTGGTGCAACCGGGCAGGCTGGGGTTCGAATAGCACAAACCCTTCTGCGTGAGGGTTTCAGCGTGAGGGCTGGTGTGCCTGAACTAGGTGATGCCCAAGAATTGGCTCGTGTTGCTTCTAAGTACAAG ATCCTATCAAATGAGGAATCGAAACGCCTCAATGCTGTGGAGTCTGCCTTCCAAGATGCTGAAACTATCGCCAAAGCCATCGGAAATGCCAGCAAAGTTGTTGTCACAATTGGCCCCTCCGAGAATGGTCCGACGACTGAAGTCACACCATCAGACGCCTTACAAGTAATCCAAGCTGCTCAGCTCGCCGGTGTCGGTCATGTGGCAATTGTCTATGACGGGAACACAACTGCATCGACTTACAATGTACTAGATGGCTTATCTTCTTTCTTTAACAACATCTTTTCGCGATCTCAGCCGTTGAGCATCGCTGAATTGTTGCAAAAGATCATTGAAACAGATGTTAGCTACACTTTCATAAAGACAAGTTTGACGGATGATTTTTCGCCCGAGAGCTCGTATAACGTCGTGGTCTCAGCTGAAGGAAACGGAGGTGCTAACGACTACAAA GTAGCCAAGTCTCAGATTGCTTCCCTGGTGGCAGATGTTTTCTCAAACACTTCTGTGGCAGAAAATAAG GTTGTGGAGGTATATACTGATCCATCAGCACCTATAAAGCCTGTGGATCAACTATTCAG TACAATCCCTGAGGACGGAAGAAGAAAAGCTTATGCGGACATGATTGCAAAGGCAAAGGCAGAAGAAGCGACAATAAGAGCTGCTGAGAGAGCTCGTGAAGCAGCTGAGGCAACCAAGATACTTGAAGAAGAAGTAAAGAAGCTATCCGCACAAGAAGCTCGAGCTTCAAGTTTAGCAGAGGAAGCTCAAGTGAAGGCTGAGGCTGCAGGGGCACCATTTCAGGGCCTCACTAGCAAAGCAAAATACTTTGGCTCAGGGCTGTCTTGGGACAAGTTTAGCTCACAACTTTCAGACACAGTTTCAAAATCAATGGAGACACCAAAAGTTCAGATTGCTACTGTAAGGGGCCAGGCCAAGGCTAAGACACTGCCTCGCCAGAAAGCAGTTGCTAAGAAAGTTGCAACTCCGAAATCAAAGGTCGAGTCAAAGCCTAAATCCAAACAGTCAGAGGCAAAGAATGAAGTGAGGAAGGTATTTGGTGGCTTGTTTACTCAAGAGACTGtgtatgttgatgatgattga